A genomic window from Anticarsia gemmatalis isolate Benzon Research Colony breed Stoneville strain chromosome 22, ilAntGemm2 primary, whole genome shotgun sequence includes:
- the LOC142982745 gene encoding uncharacterized protein LOC142982745 isoform X3, which produces MVRICAVVALCALIASASADPADSSSRFPRQYFGGKPEKPRPFEPANNYLPPVTGYPPSGTRPSPSYSDGPSPSSPPYQPSQPGYQPSEPFKPSQPTQPSYQPSQPSYQPPSPSYQPPPQPSQPSYQPSPSTPSYQPSQPSYPSSPSYQPSQPSYQPSSPSYQPSSPSYQPSSPSQPGYQPSQPGYQPSQPGYQPSQPDQTTQSIYVSETGSSSSSSSSSSSSSSSSNSESNVSQIPIPDDDEDRHPPHIHEITVDCGKEMMTINIEFNKAYNGLIYSQDHYNEPECVYVRENSGKTKFSFTVSLNTCGTRFFSDFQNEGQAYLENVLVLQNEIGIQEVWDHIRRVRCLWEGNLKKQLVSSLSVGMLNQITSNFSGDTAMARLDIQTGRGPFAPEANGLVKIGETMTLVVTVTGDAGFDIFVRECIARDSDNRNVVPLTDSNGCVLKPKIFGAFQKTRDTGNTGASVIAFAFFNAFKFPDEMDLIIQCEVELCKTDCDVCPNPGSIEPRKRRRRDVIHIGNRTVVEEPSTIIGKGLRVVFPEDLPQPTGFCMSPPAALWGGMLVLFGSLLSSIMVSYCWQKSRGSAKFA; this is translated from the exons ATGGTGCGCATATGCGCTGTGGTGGCGCTGTGCGCGTTGATCGCGAGCGCAAGCGCAGATCCCGCCGACAGCTCATCTCGTTTCc CACGTCAGTACTTCGGAGGGAAACCAGAGAAACCGAGGCCGTTTGAACCAGCCAATAACTATCTGCCGCCAGTGACTGGATACCCACCTTCAGGGACCAGACCCTCGCCGTCATACAGCGATGGACCATCACCGTCCAGCCCGCCTTACCAGCCCAGCCAGCCAGGTTACCAGCCTAGTGAGCCGTTCAAGCCCAGTCAGCCGACTCAGCCGTCTTACCAACCATCGCAACCTTCGTACCAACCTCCATCGCCTTCTTATCAACCGCCGCCGCAGCCATCTCAACCCTCGTACCAACCAAGTCCGTCAACTCCTAGTTATCAACCCAGCCAACCATCTTACCCATCTTCTCCGAGCTACCAGCCTTCTCAACCCAGTTATCAACCTTCCTCACCCAGTTACCAACCTTCCTCTCCAAGCTACCAGCCTTCTTCTCCATCCCAGCCCGGTTACCAGCCATCCCAGCCTGGTTACCAGCCTTCCCAACCCGGTTACCAACCTAGCCAGCCTGACCAAACCACTCAATCCATTTACGTCTCTGAAACCGGGTCTAGTAGTTCCAGCTCCAGTTCTTCTTCCTCAAGCTCCTCTTCATCCAACTCCGAATCCAATGTGTCCCAGATTCCAATtcctgatgatgatgaagaccGCCATCCTCCTCACATCCACGAAATTACAGTCGACTGCGGCAAAGAAATGATGACTATCAACATTGAATTCAACAAAGCTTACAATGGACTTATTTACTCCCAGGACCATTATAACGAGCCTGAATGCGTCTACGTCAGGGAAAATTCGGGCAAAACCAAATTCTCTTTCACCGTCAGTCTGAACACGTGTGGTACTAGATTCTTCAGTGACTTCCAGAACGAAGGCCAAGCTTACTTAGAAAATGTTCTTGTACTGCAAAATGAAATTGGTATTCAAGAAGTCTGGGATCATATTAGAAGAGTCAGGTGCTTGTGGGAAGGAAATCTGAAGAAACAGCTGGTATCGTCTCTCAGTGTTGGTATGTTGAACCAGATTACAAGCAACTTCAGTGGAGATACTGCTATGGCTAGATTAGATATCCAGACTGGAAGAGGACCTTTCGCTCCTGAAGCCAATGGTCTTGTCAAGATTGGAGAAACTATGACTCTGGTCGTAACTGTTACCGGTGACGCTGGCTTCGATATCTTCGTCAGAGAATGCATAGCGAGAGATTCTGATAACCGCAACGTCGTACCTTTGACTGACAGCAACGGTTGTGTATTGAAACCCAAGATCTTCGGCGCCTTCCAAAAGACAAGAGACACTGGAAATACAGGAGCTTCCGTTATCGCCTTTGCATTCTTCAACGCCTTCAAATTCCCTGATGAAATGGATCTGATTATTCAGTGCGAGGTGGAACTGTGCAAGACTGACTGCGATGTCTGTCCTAACCCTGGTAGTATCGAGCCTAGGAAGAGGAGGAGGCGTGACGTCATCCATATAGGCAACAGGACTGTAGTTGAGGAGCCTTCGACGATTATTGGTAAAGGATTGAGGGTTGTCTTCCCGGAAGACCTTCCCCAGCCCACAGGGTTCTGCATGTCTCCTCCAGCTGCCCTCTGGGGAGGTATGCTGGTCCTCTTCGGGTCTTTACTCAGTAGTATCATGGTCTCATACTGTTGGCAGAAGTCAAGAGGCTCCGCAAAATTCGCGTAA
- the LOC142982745 gene encoding uncharacterized protein LOC142982745 isoform X1, with amino-acid sequence MVRICAVVALCALIASASADPADSSSRFQTRKRKTADQPLQPEKQAEVDEMVNNLLHWIQGLYQQKNRKARQYFGGKPEKPRPFEPANNYLPPVTGYPPSGTRPSPSYSDGPSPSSPPYQPSQPGYQPSEPFKPSQPTQPSYQPSQPSYQPPSPSYQPPPQPSQPSYQPSPSTPSYQPSQPSYPSSPSYQPSQPSYQPSSPSYQPSSPSYQPSSPSQPGYQPSQPGYQPSQPGYQPSQPDQTTQSIYVSETGSSSSSSSSSSSSSSSSNSESNVSQIPIPDDDEDRHPPHIHEITVDCGKEMMTINIEFNKAYNGLIYSQDHYNEPECVYVRENSGKTKFSFTVSLNTCGTRFFSDFQNEGQAYLENVLVLQNEIGIQEVWDHIRRVRCLWEGNLKKQLVSSLSVGMLNQITSNFSGDTAMARLDIQTGRGPFAPEANGLVKIGETMTLVVTVTGDAGFDIFVRECIARDSDNRNVVPLTDSNGCVLKPKIFGAFQKTRDTGNTGASVIAFAFFNAFKFPDEMDLIIQCEVELCKTDCDVCPNPGSIEPRKRRRRDVIHIGNRTVVEEPSTIIGKGLRVVFPEDLPQPTGFCMSPPAALWGGMLVLFGSLLSSIMVSYCWQKSRGSAKFA; translated from the exons ATGGTGCGCATATGCGCTGTGGTGGCGCTGTGCGCGTTGATCGCGAGCGCAAGCGCAGATCCCGCCGACAGCTCATCTCGTTTCc AAACAAGAAAACGCAAGACTG CTGATCAACCACTGCAACCAGAGAAGCAGGCAGAAGTGGACGAAATGGTGAACAACTTGCTGCACTGGATACAAGGCCTTTACCAACAGAAGAATAGGAAAG CACGTCAGTACTTCGGAGGGAAACCAGAGAAACCGAGGCCGTTTGAACCAGCCAATAACTATCTGCCGCCAGTGACTGGATACCCACCTTCAGGGACCAGACCCTCGCCGTCATACAGCGATGGACCATCACCGTCCAGCCCGCCTTACCAGCCCAGCCAGCCAGGTTACCAGCCTAGTGAGCCGTTCAAGCCCAGTCAGCCGACTCAGCCGTCTTACCAACCATCGCAACCTTCGTACCAACCTCCATCGCCTTCTTATCAACCGCCGCCGCAGCCATCTCAACCCTCGTACCAACCAAGTCCGTCAACTCCTAGTTATCAACCCAGCCAACCATCTTACCCATCTTCTCCGAGCTACCAGCCTTCTCAACCCAGTTATCAACCTTCCTCACCCAGTTACCAACCTTCCTCTCCAAGCTACCAGCCTTCTTCTCCATCCCAGCCCGGTTACCAGCCATCCCAGCCTGGTTACCAGCCTTCCCAACCCGGTTACCAACCTAGCCAGCCTGACCAAACCACTCAATCCATTTACGTCTCTGAAACCGGGTCTAGTAGTTCCAGCTCCAGTTCTTCTTCCTCAAGCTCCTCTTCATCCAACTCCGAATCCAATGTGTCCCAGATTCCAATtcctgatgatgatgaagaccGCCATCCTCCTCACATCCACGAAATTACAGTCGACTGCGGCAAAGAAATGATGACTATCAACATTGAATTCAACAAAGCTTACAATGGACTTATTTACTCCCAGGACCATTATAACGAGCCTGAATGCGTCTACGTCAGGGAAAATTCGGGCAAAACCAAATTCTCTTTCACCGTCAGTCTGAACACGTGTGGTACTAGATTCTTCAGTGACTTCCAGAACGAAGGCCAAGCTTACTTAGAAAATGTTCTTGTACTGCAAAATGAAATTGGTATTCAAGAAGTCTGGGATCATATTAGAAGAGTCAGGTGCTTGTGGGAAGGAAATCTGAAGAAACAGCTGGTATCGTCTCTCAGTGTTGGTATGTTGAACCAGATTACAAGCAACTTCAGTGGAGATACTGCTATGGCTAGATTAGATATCCAGACTGGAAGAGGACCTTTCGCTCCTGAAGCCAATGGTCTTGTCAAGATTGGAGAAACTATGACTCTGGTCGTAACTGTTACCGGTGACGCTGGCTTCGATATCTTCGTCAGAGAATGCATAGCGAGAGATTCTGATAACCGCAACGTCGTACCTTTGACTGACAGCAACGGTTGTGTATTGAAACCCAAGATCTTCGGCGCCTTCCAAAAGACAAGAGACACTGGAAATACAGGAGCTTCCGTTATCGCCTTTGCATTCTTCAACGCCTTCAAATTCCCTGATGAAATGGATCTGATTATTCAGTGCGAGGTGGAACTGTGCAAGACTGACTGCGATGTCTGTCCTAACCCTGGTAGTATCGAGCCTAGGAAGAGGAGGAGGCGTGACGTCATCCATATAGGCAACAGGACTGTAGTTGAGGAGCCTTCGACGATTATTGGTAAAGGATTGAGGGTTGTCTTCCCGGAAGACCTTCCCCAGCCCACAGGGTTCTGCATGTCTCCTCCAGCTGCCCTCTGGGGAGGTATGCTGGTCCTCTTCGGGTCTTTACTCAGTAGTATCATGGTCTCATACTGTTGGCAGAAGTCAAGAGGCTCCGCAAAATTCGCGTAA
- the LOC142982745 gene encoding uncharacterized protein LOC142982745 isoform X2, translating into MVRICAVVALCALIASASADPADSSSRFPDQPLQPEKQAEVDEMVNNLLHWIQGLYQQKNRKARQYFGGKPEKPRPFEPANNYLPPVTGYPPSGTRPSPSYSDGPSPSSPPYQPSQPGYQPSEPFKPSQPTQPSYQPSQPSYQPPSPSYQPPPQPSQPSYQPSPSTPSYQPSQPSYPSSPSYQPSQPSYQPSSPSYQPSSPSYQPSSPSQPGYQPSQPGYQPSQPGYQPSQPDQTTQSIYVSETGSSSSSSSSSSSSSSSSNSESNVSQIPIPDDDEDRHPPHIHEITVDCGKEMMTINIEFNKAYNGLIYSQDHYNEPECVYVRENSGKTKFSFTVSLNTCGTRFFSDFQNEGQAYLENVLVLQNEIGIQEVWDHIRRVRCLWEGNLKKQLVSSLSVGMLNQITSNFSGDTAMARLDIQTGRGPFAPEANGLVKIGETMTLVVTVTGDAGFDIFVRECIARDSDNRNVVPLTDSNGCVLKPKIFGAFQKTRDTGNTGASVIAFAFFNAFKFPDEMDLIIQCEVELCKTDCDVCPNPGSIEPRKRRRRDVIHIGNRTVVEEPSTIIGKGLRVVFPEDLPQPTGFCMSPPAALWGGMLVLFGSLLSSIMVSYCWQKSRGSAKFA; encoded by the exons ATGGTGCGCATATGCGCTGTGGTGGCGCTGTGCGCGTTGATCGCGAGCGCAAGCGCAGATCCCGCCGACAGCTCATCTCGTTTCc CTGATCAACCACTGCAACCAGAGAAGCAGGCAGAAGTGGACGAAATGGTGAACAACTTGCTGCACTGGATACAAGGCCTTTACCAACAGAAGAATAGGAAAG CACGTCAGTACTTCGGAGGGAAACCAGAGAAACCGAGGCCGTTTGAACCAGCCAATAACTATCTGCCGCCAGTGACTGGATACCCACCTTCAGGGACCAGACCCTCGCCGTCATACAGCGATGGACCATCACCGTCCAGCCCGCCTTACCAGCCCAGCCAGCCAGGTTACCAGCCTAGTGAGCCGTTCAAGCCCAGTCAGCCGACTCAGCCGTCTTACCAACCATCGCAACCTTCGTACCAACCTCCATCGCCTTCTTATCAACCGCCGCCGCAGCCATCTCAACCCTCGTACCAACCAAGTCCGTCAACTCCTAGTTATCAACCCAGCCAACCATCTTACCCATCTTCTCCGAGCTACCAGCCTTCTCAACCCAGTTATCAACCTTCCTCACCCAGTTACCAACCTTCCTCTCCAAGCTACCAGCCTTCTTCTCCATCCCAGCCCGGTTACCAGCCATCCCAGCCTGGTTACCAGCCTTCCCAACCCGGTTACCAACCTAGCCAGCCTGACCAAACCACTCAATCCATTTACGTCTCTGAAACCGGGTCTAGTAGTTCCAGCTCCAGTTCTTCTTCCTCAAGCTCCTCTTCATCCAACTCCGAATCCAATGTGTCCCAGATTCCAATtcctgatgatgatgaagaccGCCATCCTCCTCACATCCACGAAATTACAGTCGACTGCGGCAAAGAAATGATGACTATCAACATTGAATTCAACAAAGCTTACAATGGACTTATTTACTCCCAGGACCATTATAACGAGCCTGAATGCGTCTACGTCAGGGAAAATTCGGGCAAAACCAAATTCTCTTTCACCGTCAGTCTGAACACGTGTGGTACTAGATTCTTCAGTGACTTCCAGAACGAAGGCCAAGCTTACTTAGAAAATGTTCTTGTACTGCAAAATGAAATTGGTATTCAAGAAGTCTGGGATCATATTAGAAGAGTCAGGTGCTTGTGGGAAGGAAATCTGAAGAAACAGCTGGTATCGTCTCTCAGTGTTGGTATGTTGAACCAGATTACAAGCAACTTCAGTGGAGATACTGCTATGGCTAGATTAGATATCCAGACTGGAAGAGGACCTTTCGCTCCTGAAGCCAATGGTCTTGTCAAGATTGGAGAAACTATGACTCTGGTCGTAACTGTTACCGGTGACGCTGGCTTCGATATCTTCGTCAGAGAATGCATAGCGAGAGATTCTGATAACCGCAACGTCGTACCTTTGACTGACAGCAACGGTTGTGTATTGAAACCCAAGATCTTCGGCGCCTTCCAAAAGACAAGAGACACTGGAAATACAGGAGCTTCCGTTATCGCCTTTGCATTCTTCAACGCCTTCAAATTCCCTGATGAAATGGATCTGATTATTCAGTGCGAGGTGGAACTGTGCAAGACTGACTGCGATGTCTGTCCTAACCCTGGTAGTATCGAGCCTAGGAAGAGGAGGAGGCGTGACGTCATCCATATAGGCAACAGGACTGTAGTTGAGGAGCCTTCGACGATTATTGGTAAAGGATTGAGGGTTGTCTTCCCGGAAGACCTTCCCCAGCCCACAGGGTTCTGCATGTCTCCTCCAGCTGCCCTCTGGGGAGGTATGCTGGTCCTCTTCGGGTCTTTACTCAGTAGTATCATGGTCTCATACTGTTGGCAGAAGTCAAGAGGCTCCGCAAAATTCGCGTAA